DNA sequence from the Thalassotalea sp. 273M-4 genome:
GGAATTGTTTTAACTCAGCATATTGCTTAATGTCCTTTTCCTTGCAATACGCTAATGGTCTAATAACCACGTGCTCGCCATTATCGGATACTAACTTGGCTGGCATGGTTTTGGTTTTACCATTAAAGAACATATTCAACAATAATGTTTCTATCATGTCATCGCGATGATGACCTAGGGCAATTTTAGTCGCACCTAATCGTTTGGCGGTGCTGTATAAAATACCGCGACGTAAGCGAGAGCATAAACTGCAGGTGGTTTTACCTTCAGGGATCTTGTCTTTAACGATACTGTAGGTATCTTCTTCAATAATATGATACTCAACCCCTAATGCTTCAAGGTAGGTAGGTAAAATATGCTCAGGAAAACCCGGTTGCTTTTGATCTAAATTCACCGCGATTAAGTCAAAGTCAATTGGGGCGCGGCTTTTCATATTGATTAAAATATCTAGCATGGTGTAGCTGTCAGCACCGCCCGATAGACACACCATGATTTTGTCGCCTTGTTCAATCATGTTGTAATCAAAAATTGCTTTACCTACCTGATGGCGAAAGCGTTTTTCTAATTTGTTTAGTATGGATAAAGCTACTTTATCGGTAGGTGTTTGAGTCGACATTTGGTAAACCTGCAATGGAAAATGGTGCATTATACCTTATCGCTTTAACAATAAAAAAGCCTCAAAATGTAATTGAGGCTTTGCAAGTCGGTTATTTAAGACAGATTATTGTAAAAATGGCGAAATATAGCCATCAGGTTTAAGCGCTAGTAGATCACAATTAATTCTATCAATAACATGCTCAGCGGTATTGCCGATAAGCATGGCAGAAAGTCCTGTTCGACCAATGGTCCCTAGAATCACTAATTCAGCATCAAGTTCGTTGGCAACCTGTTCTATAACATCTTCAGGTAAGCCTTCTTTAACATGTAAATACTTTTTATCAATGCCAAATTTGGCGGCATGCTGTTGCATCATTTTAATATGATGTGCTTGCATATTTTTATTGTATTCGGCGGCGTCAAACTCTGGAATTTCTATGGCAATATTAATAGGTGTACCAGGATAAGAGTTTACAAAGTGGGTATCGGCTTTTATTAACTTACTTAAATTAATCGCTTCTTCGGTAATTTTATTGTTCAAAGACATATGATCTTCCTCGTCACTGCTGGCGTGAATAGCCGCGAGGATATGACCGTTTTCTGGCCAACTATGCTCTTTTACCAGCAATAGTGGAACCCAGCACTTACGTATGAGATGCCAGTCGGTCGGGGTAAAGATGACAGATTGCAGAGTAGGGTGCTCGTGCGTACTTTTTAATACTAAATCGTATTTGTGCTCATCGACTTCGTTTAAAATGGCTTCAAAAGGTCGATTATGCCAGATCACTTTGTAATCAATTTTGTAGTCAAAATCGATAAGGATGTCGTCTAACCATTGCTCTCTACCTTTAATAACGGTGGCACGCATAC
Encoded proteins:
- the uspE gene encoding universal stress protein UspE, with the translated sequence MESYQNLLVVIDPTTEDQKALQRACTLAKQTQAKVTAFLCIYDFSYEMTTMLSGEERESMRATVIKGREQWLDDILIDFDYKIDYKVIWHNRPFEAILNEVDEHKYDLVLKSTHEHPTLQSVIFTPTDWHLIRKCWVPLLLVKEHSWPENGHILAAIHASSDEEDHMSLNNKITEEAINLSKLIKADTHFVNSYPGTPINIAIEIPEFDAAEYNKNMQAHHIKMMQQHAAKFGIDKKYLHVKEGLPEDVIEQVANELDAELVILGTIGRTGLSAMLIGNTAEHVIDRINCDLLALKPDGYISPFLQ
- the ttcA gene encoding tRNA 2-thiocytidine(32) synthetase TtcA, with amino-acid sequence MSTQTPTDKVALSILNKLEKRFRHQVGKAIFDYNMIEQGDKIMVCLSGGADSYTMLDILINMKSRAPIDFDLIAVNLDQKQPGFPEHILPTYLEALGVEYHIIEEDTYSIVKDKIPEGKTTCSLCSRLRRGILYSTAKRLGATKIALGHHRDDMIETLLLNMFFNGKTKTMPAKLVSDNGEHVVIRPLAYCKEKDIKQYAELKQFPIIPCNLCGSQPNLQRQNVKHMLADWDKHFPGRAESIFTAMQNVVPSHLCDHQLYDFKSVDLSTGVVAGGDIAFDKETIKPPQVNTFTSNTESLNIVDIVEIK